A single region of the Rhodoligotrophos defluvii genome encodes:
- a CDS encoding AAA family ATPase, which yields MQSINEADHKVVEDIERAGERLARAKDAIGRVIFGQQPVIDLALTAILSGGHGLLVGLPGLAKTKLVETIGHVLGLQEKRVQFTPDLLPSDIIGSEVLEESDTGTRHFRFIKGPVFSQLLMADEINRASPRTQSALLQAMQEKHVTVAGQRHDLPRPFHVLATQNPIEQEGTYPLPEAQLDRFLLEIDVPYPDLEAERRMLFATTGPAETLPDPVMTAEELQALQRLVRLIPVGDSVVNAVLKLVRTARPGPDADDFVRETVAWGPGPRASQALMLGVRTRCLMDGRLSPSVDDVIALANPVLRHRMALTFAARADGQTVDGVISRLCGMLG from the coding sequence ATGCAGAGCATCAACGAAGCCGACCACAAGGTGGTCGAAGACATCGAACGGGCTGGCGAGCGGCTGGCGCGGGCGAAGGACGCCATCGGCCGGGTGATCTTTGGCCAGCAGCCGGTCATCGACTTGGCCCTCACCGCGATCCTCAGCGGCGGCCACGGGCTGCTGGTGGGCTTGCCGGGCCTGGCCAAGACCAAGCTGGTCGAGACCATCGGCCACGTGCTGGGCCTGCAGGAGAAGCGGGTGCAGTTCACGCCGGATCTCCTGCCGTCCGACATCATCGGCTCGGAAGTGCTGGAAGAGAGCGATACCGGCACCCGCCACTTCCGCTTCATCAAGGGGCCCGTGTTCAGCCAGCTGCTGATGGCCGACGAGATCAACCGCGCGAGCCCCCGCACGCAATCGGCCCTGCTGCAGGCCATGCAGGAAAAGCACGTGACGGTGGCAGGCCAGCGCCATGACCTGCCCCGGCCCTTCCACGTGCTGGCCACCCAGAACCCGATCGAGCAGGAAGGCACCTATCCTTTGCCTGAAGCGCAGCTGGACCGCTTCCTCCTCGAGATCGACGTGCCCTATCCGGACCTCGAGGCTGAACGGCGCATGCTGTTTGCCACCACCGGGCCGGCCGAGACTTTGCCTGACCCGGTGATGACCGCCGAAGAACTCCAGGCACTGCAGCGGCTGGTGCGGCTCATCCCGGTAGGTGATTCGGTGGTGAACGCAGTCCTCAAGTTGGTGCGCACGGCGCGGCCCGGCCCCGATGCAGACGACTTCGTGCGCGAGACGGTGGCCTGGGGCCCCGGCCCGCGCGCGAGCCAGGCGCTGATGCTGGGCGTGCGCACCCGCTGCCTGATGGACGGCCGGCTGTCCCCCTCGGTTGATGACGTGATCGCGCTCGCCAATCCGGTGCTGCGCCACCGCATGGCCTTGACCTTCGCCGCCCGGGCCGACGGCCAGACGGTGGACGGTGTGATCTCGCGGCTCTGCGGCATGCTGGGATAG
- a CDS encoding DUF58 domain-containing protein, with the protein MAPIWTADRPTKVPVDEAQHLAQAYPALLVQADRIANTVMLGFHGRRRPGSGESFWQFQRYRAGEEASRIDWRKSARSDQLYIRQNEWEAANTVWMWASAAPGMAFRSRLASTTKRERALLVLLTLSALMLSAGERVGILGSGRHPVASRNGLERLAAIATGADQEASGLPHGAFAESGLPQVSLPRYSNVILISDFLVPLDALRESISSIAARDVRGHLVQIFDPAEENLPYTGRKEFEETGGGPLRFIIGRTESVRDAYRARIETHRAGLRELAQRLGWSFTLHHTDQPPQRAILPLYGRLSGNMLTGG; encoded by the coding sequence TTGGCGCCCATCTGGACAGCAGATCGCCCCACCAAGGTCCCGGTCGACGAGGCGCAGCATCTGGCCCAGGCCTATCCGGCCCTGCTGGTCCAGGCCGATCGCATCGCCAACACCGTCATGCTCGGCTTCCACGGCCGCCGCCGCCCGGGCAGCGGCGAGAGCTTCTGGCAGTTCCAGCGCTATCGTGCCGGCGAGGAAGCCTCTCGCATTGATTGGCGCAAGTCCGCCCGCTCCGACCAGCTCTATATCCGCCAGAACGAATGGGAAGCAGCCAACACGGTGTGGATGTGGGCCAGCGCTGCCCCGGGCATGGCGTTTCGCTCCAGGCTCGCCTCGACCACCAAGCGCGAGCGCGCACTGCTCGTTCTCCTGACCCTGTCGGCCCTTATGCTGTCGGCAGGCGAGCGCGTGGGCATTCTCGGCAGCGGTCGTCATCCGGTCGCCAGCCGCAACGGCCTTGAACGGCTGGCGGCCATCGCGACGGGCGCCGATCAGGAGGCCAGCGGACTGCCCCATGGCGCCTTTGCCGAGAGCGGGCTGCCACAGGTGAGCCTGCCGCGCTATTCCAACGTCATCCTCATCAGCGACTTCCTGGTTCCGCTCGATGCTCTGCGGGAAAGCATCTCCTCGATCGCCGCGCGCGACGTGCGCGGTCACCTGGTCCAGATCTTCGACCCGGCCGAGGAAAACCTGCCTTACACCGGCCGCAAAGAATTCGAGGAAACCGGCGGCGGCCCATTGCGCTTTATCATTGGACGCACGGAAAGCGTCCGTGACGCCTACAGGGCCCGCATAGAAACCCATCGCGCGGGCTTGCGGGAACTCGCGCAACGCCTTGGCTGGAGCTTCACCCTGCACCACACCGACCAGCCACCGCAGCGGGCGATCCTACCGCTCTACGGGCGGCTCTCGGGCAATATGCTGACC